In Brassica napus cultivar Da-Ae chromosome A3, Da-Ae, whole genome shotgun sequence, the sequence TCCTACAGTTTTTAAAATAGACTCcataatatatacattttctCTTCAGAAATAAAACATTATCCAAACAACCAGCCCGAAATAAATAAGAGACATAACCATAGGAAATTTCTAGCTCTGGAGCCCTTTTACCTCATCAAAAACTTTAACTATATAGTATTTGTATCCTTTTCAAACTATATAGGAATAATATAGTGTTGCTATTTGATGGAGTATGAGCGAGTGCATACCGATTGTAAGGACTCCGTGAACAGGGCAGAGAAACTGGTTAAAGCTTGGAACACACCTGGCAAGCCCGTCTGTAAATTATTCAAAGTCATGGCTCTTGTCACTTCTATTGCCTTTGAATGTTTCAGCATCTCTTCCTCCACCCTTCTCTGGCATGCTCCTAGCTCTAACTTTTTCTCCGTGAGAGGGTCACGAGCGTCTAGCCCGTGTCCGTTGTCTGGTCCTGAATCCGGGAGACCAAACCCGACCGTGGAGTATGACTGGTAGTATTTCCTTTCGATGTTCCTAAGCGATGAAGCTTTCTTCTCAAGCTCCTTTGATGCTGATTCGGTTCGTTTCTTTATCTTTAGCTCCTCTGATTGTTTCGCGGATATCACGTGGACAACGTTGATGAAGCTCTTGATTGCTTCTGAAGCCACTGTGTCTGGGACTCGGTCAAGAGTAAGCTTCCACTCATCGCAAAACGCGTAGGCATCTACCGGCTCTTTGTGACCGGGGTTCTCGTCGTGGCAAACTGGGAGGAGAGTCAGCTTGAACCAGGCTTGAACCGAACGTATGAACTCCCGTTGGAATTTAATCAGCCGGCAGAAACTGGAGTGCCATAGAGACACGGCTGTTTCCAAGTCACGTGTTGCTTGTCGGTGTAGTTCAGATGTTGATTCCCCTTTGCCTGACCTGTTAATGAGCCCCTGAACTTGCTGCACGATGTTGTTCTGAATCTCGTGGAACTGATGCATTGCTTTCCACATGTACATGAAGCTGCACAAGCATAATTTCAGAGGTTAGTTTGTAACTCTGATGTTCAAAGCAAGTGCCTATCTGCTGGAACCAACGCAATTATAACAGCATAGTCTTAGGCTCTTCACAtgaatttgtcaaaaaaaaagttttttgatctttctttttctttggcaTCACTACAACTACAACACTTGAACTTGGGTGGGGACCTTTAAGTGCAGGTTCCAAACCACCATGCTTCACACTAGAATCTCTAAAAAAACACGATGAATACCAAAGGTAGATGATCTTTCGTTTCTACGGAACTAGATATTAGCAAATAAGCATGATCTTAACACTAAGCCTTACTTTTTAGTTGTCAAGATAAGCTATAAGAACCCAAAATGCAAGATATGAATTAGTAGTCTTTATCCCACTCTAACAAGCAGCCAATCATAACCGGGAATCCACAAATCTAAAGAATGGCTTCAAAAAGGCATGAggattttttcattaaatgttCACCCACTTGACAAGTCCACACGATGATGATGATACGTACGTCTACGAGTAAGTTATGATGATACAGACAAGTCAATGCAACTAACAGCGCATTCAATATCGGATAATCATTGATAcacaataataacaaaaaaaaaagaaattttaccCGTGACAGAGTTCAACGAGCTGCGGGACAAGATCAGTATCTCGAAGGCGGACAATGGCAGTAGATGTTGTGCTGACGGCCTGGGAAGTAACGATTATAAGAGACTGCAACCTAGTTATAGACCCCTTTGTCTTGTCCAGCTTAGTCTCATTATCTCCCTTGTACTCTTGACTTTGAAGTTTCGACAACTTCTTTTCGTGTTCAATCTTAAACCCTTCTCTAGCCTGCAATATCATCCGTATCTCCAGTAATTAGTAAGAACATGAAACTGCAAGAAATAGCATGAACTGATTTGGGTAAAAAAGCAGAGACTTTGACTTCCTCATAGAGTTTCTTTTCCCATGCCAAGAGGCGGTCAAGACTGGAACAAAGGCTTTTGGGACCTCCCGGTTGTTCAAGTGCGGTTGTGTCAAGCCTGTATTTGACTTCCAACGGCGGCTTAGAGGTCCAGGTTGAGCTCAGGTTGCTCAATACACTACTCGAATGAATCACCGTTTCTGAAAAACCAAAACATACGATTAAAATGATTCAAAGTATTGATTTTTAGATATATAGCTGATTCAAAATAACCAAAAGCTCACTCTTCAAGTGGCTGAAACTGCGGTCGAGCTGAGCCTTGCCAATATTGAGCATCTGAGAGACTTGTTCTCCGGCCTCAGCCGCCTTGTCGAAATTCTCCTTGATGGCATCAACAATCTCCTTCAAATCTCTGTGTCTCACCACCATCTTCATGTCAGAGACATCTCCTCTCCCACTGTAACTCGTCGCCGCGTCGTCTCCTTTCCCGTACTTCTCTTGTCCAACGCCTCCACCGCTATACTCCTGCGCCATTGGTGCGTGCTGCCGTCTCATCGAACCAGTCTTCACAGAAGATCCGAAGTCAGAACGCGTTCCAACTTCGGAGATTGACTCTatatcctcctcctcctcgtccTCCTCATGGGCGGCTTCCGAAGAGCTAGTGGTGCTGTAATGATCGTGATCCTCCCATTCGCTACACTGCACTTCCTCTCTCTCGGCTTCCTCCAACCTCTCAAACTGCTTCTTCTGCTTTCTCGAGTGGGCTGATCTCTCTGTCTCCGTATCAAACTCCTTCTCCTTCCTCGAATCGAAGAAATCATGCTCAGATCTCTCGGTTTCGGTATCGCTAAACCGGTTATGTAAGTCGTGTTGCCTCTCCTGATCGCTAAACCGGTTATGTAAGTCGTGTTGATCGCCAAACCGGTTATGGTGCTGCCTCTCTTGAGATTTCCGGTTAAAGAACTCGGAATCGGGAGGGGAGGGAGGGTAGAAGTTCTCCCAGTTCCACACCGAGGAGGCTTGAGAGGGAGTAGCGGAGTAAGTCGAGTTCTGGTAAGCCGTTGGGTAGAAACTCGTCGGCATGAAGTTAGATCTCTCGCTTGACGATGGGCTCGAGAGTATATGAGGCAGCTtcggctgctgctgctgctgcttccGTCTCCGATTAGAGTGTGGAGCCGTAACGATCGGAGGCAGCTTGGTGTTGGAGCTAGCTACGGAAGGAGGAGCCGGCGGCGGAGGAGTGTAGACAGAAGGCGACGGAGGTATAAAATTGGAGGAGGAGCGCTCGCTCGGAGTGTGGAGAAACACGGCGGGAGTCTGATCCGATACGGCGAGAGGCTCGCCGGCGGCGAAGGAGGAGAGAGCAGATCCAGTGAGGCGTAGCGATCTGCAGTAATCGGCGTGAGCTGCGGCGAGCTGGTGACGTGCGCGAACTGATTCCGTCATCAGACGGCGGCGATCTTTGCAGCGGCGAACGGTGTCTTCGTTGTCGAGCTTGGACGCGGCGCAGCCCATGATTGTTTGTTTGGATTTGGATTGTTAAAACGGGGCGGCGCGTGAAGTCACGGCCAATGGTGTGCCATTTTGGATAGAGAGAGAATCACGGAAAATAAATGTTGGGGTGGGGAGAAAAAGTTCCTTCTTATTAGCTGTTTCTTTTTCCACTTGATCGGATTTTGGACTGTACCTTTCCTCTATTTCTTGTCtactttatttattaataaagaaaaactttatataaatttccttttttctcCACTGAGTACTGATAACGAATCAGTGACTGTCATTAACCTCCTGGACTAAGTCTGTCTTTGTTATTTTCCACCCAATTATTAATCGTTGCTTAGTTATcaataattaaaactattttttcacatatttactctttttgtttctgtctttgcttttgttaattttttttgaatatttatctGCGAAAAGGATTCATTTTTCTTATGCTTCAGATTATTtcgattttcaaattattttgcttataaaatttgataattgTAGTTTCTGTTAGTtctttaaattaaattagtatGTCGGTTGATGATTTAATTAATGGCATACGATGTTTTGTGTCGCTTTAGCGTGGTTTTTGGGTAGATAGTAGATTATATTTGGAAAGAAAAAAGTTGGACTATTAGTCAGagaatagtatatattatttaggaAATGTTTGAGATTTTAGGGAATCATTAATCGTTGGCTAAAACGGCAGGGTGTTTACTCTAGGAGGTTACAAACGGTGTATAGTGTTGTGTGAAAGAGTCTTTTCTGTTCAtaccaaaagaaagaaaaaggatgAAAGAGAACAAAAAGCCACATGCATTTCCCTTTTCTTTCCACCTTTGTTCGAAGAGGCTCCATCAGCAGTAAGGTGGAAAGTTAACAACGTGAGGCTCAACTTTTTAGTATTCGTAGAAActgttctctcttctttttttctaaagCTAAAAAGCCCCCAGGGATGGGCATCTaattcttcttctctgtttgtTAGATGCTTGATTGCTTTCATAAATGTTATCTTTATATTGTTACACTAGTTCATTTTTGTATACAGTTATTAGATCAACAACAATAAAGAATTTACCATGAATCAGGATAAAGATACTTGTAAAAGAAGATGTATAAGAGTTGATTGATCAATCAAGAAAATTAAAGTGTTGATATCTTGATGGGTATGGTTTTGGGTGGAGACGTCAAACACTCTGTGAAAGTGACCAAAcagttttattttttcctttgaaAGAACACATAACTTTTGTATTATCTTTTTGTTTAGATTTGAGAGCTTCATATATAGTGTACTTATACATTATGCTTTGGATGCTTGATGCATCCGAGTTTTATGCCGGTTTGTTTTCTAGTTAGAATATGGTAAATGTTCTACAATATGCCTTCTTGAGTTGTATATTAATGACTTTTTTGTTTGGTGATTTATAGATTAATGGATTCTATTCTACtttttaatcaagttttctGTTGAAAGGAATCAATTCTAAACATagttgtaaaaaataaaaaataaataataaattttaatagattatattCAGTCTTTATGGTGTGTGTCCCTTTCCTGTCCCGAGCAGCCATGTGGTGTGTGGACTGTTGTCTTTCCTCTTGTATACTACAAATTGGTCTATTATACATCCAAAACTATTGCGTTGAACGATTCATCTCCTATCAACTGGGCCTAAGGATGGCTTTCTTTAATCAATGGTTCGTTTAGATTCTTCCTTGGGCTACTAGGAGATGTGCAAAGCAACAATGTGGTGccaaaaaccctaaaccttgagAATCACGTTTTTGTTGGCTCGTATACGAATTGTAAACTCTTTAGGATTTGGATATCACGGTGGATCAGTTTTACTCCTATGGTGGATTATTAATAGATCAATCGGTTTATTCGTATTCTGATAACCGGGGACGGTTTAATTCAATAAGTAAATTTAATTCGATGAATTTTGTAGAGAGGCTAACTCCATGTTCAGACCATTGACTCCTAGGCACACACATCATCAGATTGTATGCTCGAACATCAGCCGAAACAAGAGCAAGTTCTCTACAAAAATCGGTATGAGATCAAGATTGTTTCTAGTTTCGTTTCTCAGAAGCTTGTTGGATTCAGGTTCATCACTGAGGCCGAAGCAGACAAGTATACTGTATACTACTGAATAAAGGAGTCAGGCGAAGTGTTTCTTTAGTTTTGAGACACGTTTGTTTGTGCTTCGGCCTGATAAGAATGGAATTATAatagcatctccaatgtattaccccattttttactccaaaatagTGTAACACTAAAATGAAGTAaggttttactccaatgtattactccatttcttactccaaaaatatatttcttaaatgatttcatttttattttattaataattgcaaataaaatcttatacttataaaaatttaccaattaaccccaactattttatgtttacgataaataattaaaatataaattatttgaattaaatatttattattaaaaagtacaagaaaacGTTTAAAAAGATAACATATATGTGGGTTCAACAATGagcattagaatattttttccaCAAATGATCAACTAATGCATTTCGTAATGAAAAATGAGCTTCTTATTCTTTGATATTCCTAAATCGagcaagaaaattttgaaatcggacattttcatcttctgcaaTTTCGATACCCGGAGGTGGAGCTTCTCTTCCAAGTTCAATTGGTGCATCGAGTTCACGCTCATCCATACAAGATCAAAATGTTCGTGCGTATATTCAAGCTcaacaaatacaaataatatcaAAGCGAAATGTTGAATCACAAGATCAACAAGCTCTTTCTCAGACTTTTTCGTTTTTGGGAAATATTTCACCAACCTTAGCGGATTCGGAATGGATTTTCTAGattattaaattacttatttaatgttatttttatttttatttttattttaattatttatgttttctgttattttatgcatttatttaaaattattaaataatcctTTGTGGAATATACtattttcatgttattgtatcattttaaatattatttaagtaagaaataaaaacattaaagattcaaatgattattttataaataaaaaaaattcaactccaaaatggagtaatgagtaagattactccataaatggagtaaccctagccattactctattttggagttaaaaatggagtggggttggagaagattttactccataatgatgtttggagttgaaaatggagtagggttggagatgTCCTAAGTCAACGTATACTGTATACACGTTTGTTTCTTGTAAGTGTTTCTTATCAGTATACTCcattaccaaaaacaaaaacaaaatttataagtcAACGTAAAAAATAATCATTGTTGCTTCATTACCAAAAGAAATATATGATCTAATTTTAATAATCATGTTATTGACAagctttttataatttgttactTCGTATCGTTAATTAGGTTGactatttcttatatatttttggtttaacaTTAAGGGATTTGACTTGATAAAtccttttttggttttgttgtgTATCTATTTTGgtaacaaaatcatcaaagcttTAAAAGATACTGTTTTTAGGGTACTGAAATTAGAAAGGAATGATGTATCATGTATGTTGGACCTATGTTTATCCAGTTAAAATGGCCCTTTATCCAGTAACGAATTGCTAGAGCCTAATAAAAACATTCACCCATTGGTCTATAAGTCCAACCCTATATTTCATTTGGATCAGAGCTAGAATAGAGTGAGTGAGTGGCAGGGACTACAATTTACGTCaccttttctcttctttctccaatCATGTACTAATGATTACTGTGTCAGGTAACTAATTGAAGTGATATTTACAATGATACGCTTACTCTCacaatgttttagaaaaaatttgatgtttcaagatatttttagatttttaggttaattttaattttattgaaaaccgTTTAggcaattatattaaatttttaatatataatttaatgttgctCTCTATAAaaagaataagttttttttctttttttatgttttaggaGTAATATCCTACACTATAAAacagaaagaacattattttaaaCCTATCGAATATCATGAACTGTATTCATTTAGGGGTTATTGGATTAGTTTGCTTAAAGAAACTTATCAAGACTTAGACTACAAATCTCTCATAAAGGTGCGGTCTAAATCTGACAAAATATTATCTGAACTAATTTATCCTTTATACCAATCGTATAAATGAAGGACAActcattatttattaataatatttaaatttcatttgaCTATAAACATTATTTTTCAGGTAGACAGAACAACAAAAGTATACGATAGCGAGCATATAATCCAAACTAAAGATGaacatataataacaaaaagtaaattaaaGAAGCAGAAACTTCAAGAATTATTCGGGGGTGGTAAAATAGGAGAGGAGAAA encodes:
- the LOC106438230 gene encoding nitrate regulatory gene2 protein isoform X1, which produces MGCAASKLDNEDTVRRCKDRRRLMTESVRARHQLAAAHADYCRSLRLTGSALSSFAAGEPLAVSDQTPAVFLHTPSERSSSNFIPPSPSVYTPPPPAPPSVASSNTKLPPIVTAPHSNRRRKQQQQQPKLPHILSSPSSSERSNFMPTSFYPTAYQNSTYSATPSQASSVWNWENFYPPSPPDSEFFNRKSQERQHHNRFGDQHDLHNRFSDQERQHDLHNRFSDTETERSEHDFFDSRKEKEFDTETERSAHSRKQKKQFERLEEAEREEVQCSEWEDHDHYSTTSSSEAAHEEDEEEEDIESISEVGTRSDFGSSVKTGSMRRQHAPMAQEYSGGGVGQEKYGKGDDAATSYSGRGDVSDMKMVVRHRDLKEIVDAIKENFDKAAEAGEQVSQMLNIGKAQLDRSFSHLKKTVIHSSSVLSNLSSTWTSKPPLEVKYRLDTTALEQPGGPKSLCSSLDRLLAWEKKLYEEVKAREGFKIEHEKKLSKLQSQEYKGDNETKLDKTKGSITRLQSLIIVTSQAVSTTSTAIVRLRDTDLVPQLVELCHGFMYMWKAMHQFHEIQNNIVQQVQGLINRSGKGESTSELHRQATRDLETAVSLWHSSFCRLIKFQREFIRSVQAWFKLTLLPVCHDENPGHKEPVDAYAFCDEWKLTLDRVPDTVASEAIKSFINVVHVISAKQSEELKIKKRTESASKELEKKASSLRNIERKYYQSYSTVGFGLPDSGPDNGHGLDARDPLTEKKLELGACQRRVEEEMLKHSKAIEVTRAMTLNNLQTGLPGVFQALTSFSALFTESLQSVCTRSYSIK
- the LOC106438230 gene encoding nitrate regulatory gene2 protein isoform X2: MGCAASKLDNEDTVRRCKDRRRLMTESVRARHQLAAAHADYCRSLRLTGSALSSFAAGEPLAVSDQTPAVFLHTPSERSSSNFIPPSPSVYTPPPPAPPSVASSNTKLPPIVTAPHSNRRRKQQQQQPKLPHILSSPSSSERSNFMPTSFYPTAYQNSTYSATPSQASSVWNWENFYPPSPPDSEFFNRKSQERQHHNRFGDQHDLHNRFSDTETERSEHDFFDSRKEKEFDTETERSAHSRKQKKQFERLEEAEREEVQCSEWEDHDHYSTTSSSEAAHEEDEEEEDIESISEVGTRSDFGSSVKTGSMRRQHAPMAQEYSGGGVGQEKYGKGDDAATSYSGRGDVSDMKMVVRHRDLKEIVDAIKENFDKAAEAGEQVSQMLNIGKAQLDRSFSHLKKTVIHSSSVLSNLSSTWTSKPPLEVKYRLDTTALEQPGGPKSLCSSLDRLLAWEKKLYEEVKAREGFKIEHEKKLSKLQSQEYKGDNETKLDKTKGSITRLQSLIIVTSQAVSTTSTAIVRLRDTDLVPQLVELCHGFMYMWKAMHQFHEIQNNIVQQVQGLINRSGKGESTSELHRQATRDLETAVSLWHSSFCRLIKFQREFIRSVQAWFKLTLLPVCHDENPGHKEPVDAYAFCDEWKLTLDRVPDTVASEAIKSFINVVHVISAKQSEELKIKKRTESASKELEKKASSLRNIERKYYQSYSTVGFGLPDSGPDNGHGLDARDPLTEKKLELGACQRRVEEEMLKHSKAIEVTRAMTLNNLQTGLPGVFQALTSFSALFTESLQSVCTRSYSIK